Part of the Armatimonadota bacterium genome is shown below.
GGCGAACTGACTGCCGCCGATCGCGAGGAGTTCGCCGGTGGCTGGCAGGAGGTCATCGGCGTCGTGTTCAAGGGCTTCGCGGAGGGGCAGTGAGTTGCCCGAATACGCTTATCTCCTTGCGCCGGCAAGGGCGGAAATGCCCATCGATCCGACGCCCGAGGAGAGCCGTGTGGTGAACGCCCACTTCGAATACCTGCGCGATGCCGTCAGGCGCGGCCAGGCGATTTTCGTTGGACGGACCATGGATCTTGACCCTCTCGGCATCGCGGTATTCGAGGCGGAAACCGAAGGGGACGCCAGGGGGTTCATGCTGGGTGATCCGGCCGTGGCCACCGGGGTGATGACGGCCGAATTGCGACCATTTCGCACCGCTTTGATGCGGGGCAGAGACAATACATGAAAGTGGAGGAGGCGATAATGTCCCAAACTGAATCGGTACCCACCTTACCCGAAATAGAGACGGCGATGAACTCGGCTTGGAAGAAGATGGAGGCAATACTGCCCAGAGTCGGCCCGGTGCTGGA
Proteins encoded:
- a CDS encoding YciI family protein, giving the protein MPEYAYLLAPARAEMPIDPTPEESRVVNAHFEYLRDAVRRGQAIFVGRTMDLDPLGIAVFEAETEGDARGFMLGDPAVATGVMTAELRPFRTALMRGRDNT